A genomic stretch from Halopiger aswanensis includes:
- a CDS encoding FecCD family ABC transporter permease produces the protein MAGSHSAGAHSPAREQEGWFTGTLVLFCLASAVITVVAGLIQVSFGSYSMTIGEAWRAVVDPAVVFNRQAWNAFLFGGELPEMTRNNIVVWNIRLPRVFVAIIAGTTLAVSGAIFQAVTRNELASPFVLGVSSGAGFAVLATLVVFSGLAPFLPLIAALGGTIAFLVVYLIAWKDGTSPVRLVLAGVIVNMVFQSLQQGLFFFADDIGVVQTAIAWLTGSLTGTGWDEVRIATIPAIIAIVLAMAGARQLNVLLLGEQTARSLGMRVEMVRFLLSGVAILAASVAISVAGIVSFFGLVVPHIVRNTVGGDYRQLMVGCLFAGPALMVAADVGARLALGGVQMPVGVVTGLLGGPYFLYLMRKQRSMGEL, from the coding sequence ATGGCAGGATCGCACTCGGCAGGGGCTCACTCGCCGGCCCGCGAGCAGGAGGGATGGTTCACCGGGACGCTCGTCCTGTTCTGTCTCGCGAGCGCGGTTATCACCGTCGTCGCGGGACTGATACAGGTGAGCTTCGGGTCCTACTCGATGACGATTGGGGAGGCGTGGCGAGCAGTCGTCGATCCGGCGGTCGTGTTCAACCGGCAGGCGTGGAACGCGTTCCTGTTCGGCGGCGAACTGCCCGAAATGACCCGGAACAACATCGTCGTCTGGAACATCCGGCTGCCGCGGGTGTTCGTCGCGATTATCGCCGGGACGACCCTCGCAGTATCGGGTGCGATCTTCCAGGCAGTGACGCGCAACGAACTGGCCAGTCCCTTCGTGCTGGGCGTGAGCTCCGGCGCCGGTTTCGCCGTGCTCGCGACGCTGGTCGTCTTCAGCGGCCTCGCGCCGTTTCTGCCGCTTATCGCCGCGCTCGGTGGGACGATCGCGTTTCTGGTCGTCTACCTGATCGCCTGGAAGGACGGGACGAGCCCCGTCCGACTCGTGCTGGCCGGCGTCATCGTCAACATGGTCTTCCAGTCGCTCCAGCAGGGGCTGTTCTTCTTCGCCGACGACATCGGCGTCGTCCAGACGGCGATCGCGTGGCTGACCGGCTCGCTGACCGGTACCGGCTGGGACGAGGTCCGCATCGCCACGATCCCGGCGATTATCGCGATCGTACTCGCGATGGCCGGCGCCCGCCAACTCAACGTCTTGCTGCTCGGCGAGCAGACCGCCCGCTCGCTCGGAATGCGCGTCGAGATGGTTCGGTTCCTCCTCTCGGGCGTGGCCATCCTGGCCGCCAGCGTCGCGATCTCCGTCGCCGGGATCGTCAGCTTCTTCGGGCTCGTCGTTCCCCACATCGTCCGCAATACCGTCGGGGGCGACTACCGGCAGCTGATGGTCGGCTGTCTTTTCGCCGGGCCGGCGCTGATGGTCGCCGCCGACGTCGGAGCGCGCCTCGCGCTCGGCGGGGTCCAGATGCCGGTCGGCGTCGTCACCGGGCTGCTCGGCGGGCCGTACTTCCTCTATCTGATGCGCAAACAGCGATCGATGGGTGAACTCTAA
- a CDS encoding ABC transporter ATP-binding protein — translation MTQHTANDTDVDGEVEVTRERRGTDTSTETDVETDQNAADAAESRNGVSVRSALVGDDLELSYPGSDETIVDCTRLDVPEGEITALVGPNGSGKSTMLKALSKHLEPDTGVVRLRGEDLRSFDRPELARELGLLSQENDSVSGITVEDLVYHGRYPHRGFFDGISPEDREAVERALELAGVEHLREAELGQLSGGQKQLAWIAMVLAQDTDILLLDEPTTFLDLHHQFRVLETIRQLNEEKGVTVAVVLHDISQAARFADYLIAMRDGELYDWGPPEEIVTEQLLADVFEVEATVAYDPELQVLPKRALQTDTE, via the coding sequence ATGACGCAACACACCGCGAACGACACGGACGTCGACGGTGAAGTCGAGGTGACGAGGGAACGCAGGGGTACGGACACGAGTACGGAGACGGACGTCGAGACCGACCAAAACGCGGCCGACGCTGCGGAGAGCCGTAACGGCGTCAGCGTCCGGAGCGCACTCGTCGGCGACGACCTCGAGTTGAGTTACCCCGGCAGCGACGAGACCATCGTCGACTGTACGCGCCTGGACGTGCCGGAAGGGGAGATCACCGCCCTCGTCGGCCCCAACGGCAGCGGGAAGAGTACGATGCTGAAGGCCCTGTCGAAGCACCTCGAGCCCGATACCGGCGTCGTTCGGCTGCGCGGCGAGGACCTCCGGTCGTTCGATCGCCCGGAACTCGCGCGCGAACTCGGCCTCCTCTCCCAGGAGAACGACTCGGTCAGCGGGATCACCGTCGAGGACCTGGTCTATCACGGTCGCTATCCACACCGCGGTTTCTTCGACGGGATCTCGCCGGAGGACCGCGAGGCGGTCGAACGCGCCCTCGAGTTGGCAGGCGTCGAGCACCTCCGGGAGGCCGAACTCGGTCAGCTCAGCGGCGGCCAGAAGCAACTCGCCTGGATCGCGATGGTGCTTGCCCAGGACACCGACATCCTCCTGCTGGACGAGCCGACGACCTTCCTCGATCTCCACCACCAGTTCCGCGTCCTCGAGACGATCCGCCAACTGAACGAGGAGAAGGGGGTCACCGTCGCAGTCGTCCTCCACGATATCTCACAGGCCGCGCGGTTCGCGGATTATCTCATCGCGATGCGGGACGGCGAACTGTACGACTGGGGGCCGCCCGAGGAGATCGTCACCGAGCAGTTGCTCGCGGACGTGTTCGAGGTCGAGGCGACCGTCGCCTACGATCCCGAACTGCAGGTGCTCCCCAAGCGAGCGCTGCAAACTGACACCGAGTAG
- a CDS encoding ABC transporter substrate-binding protein, whose amino-acid sequence MTDDSHRSRRTILRTGATVAAAGLIAGCTSDGNGSGNGNGDTEGGNGNGNGNGSGDSSGNGDSDDGNGSSESYSVTMEPVGTLEFDSVPETWAANNGSWADMGIALGQQPPEAVYLTDRYHTQYYDEIPDVSVDKSDMTALWADELDPEEFIELSGDVDMFVMDPNFLINRGGWDQGDIDQIESTGTPFFGNSIFSQDYTWHDYEFLSLYEAFEKLAEVFQEQERYEAFASLHDEFQDEVDAIVPPEDERPDVAIVWPAGDDTFYPYTIGDGTGYKQWRDLGVGDALGKAGVSDFTSDRGTIDYENLLEIDPDVLLLRGPSNESLTAEEFQNQVVAEMENHDIASELTAVQNGDVYRGGPLYQGPIANLVLTERAAQDLYGVEEELFDRQEVSDIVNGDF is encoded by the coding sequence ATGACTGACGACAGCCACCGATCGAGACGAACGATCCTTCGAACGGGTGCGACAGTTGCCGCGGCGGGCCTCATCGCCGGGTGTACGAGCGACGGGAACGGCAGCGGGAACGGCAACGGCGACACTGAAGGCGGAAACGGCAACGGGAACGGAAACGGCAGCGGTGACAGCAGCGGTAACGGCGACAGCGACGACGGCAACGGCTCGAGCGAGAGCTACTCCGTGACGATGGAGCCGGTCGGCACCCTCGAGTTCGATTCCGTTCCGGAAACCTGGGCCGCTAACAACGGCAGCTGGGCCGACATGGGTATCGCGCTCGGCCAGCAGCCCCCCGAGGCCGTCTACCTCACGGACCGCTATCACACGCAGTATTACGACGAGATCCCCGACGTCAGCGTCGACAAGAGCGATATGACGGCGCTCTGGGCGGACGAACTCGATCCCGAGGAGTTCATCGAACTCAGCGGCGACGTCGACATGTTCGTCATGGACCCGAACTTCCTCATCAACCGCGGGGGCTGGGACCAGGGAGATATCGACCAGATCGAGTCGACGGGGACGCCCTTCTTCGGCAACAGTATCTTCTCGCAGGACTACACCTGGCACGACTACGAGTTCCTCTCGCTGTACGAGGCCTTCGAGAAGCTGGCGGAAGTCTTTCAGGAGCAGGAACGGTACGAGGCCTTCGCGTCGCTCCACGATGAGTTCCAGGACGAAGTCGACGCTATCGTCCCGCCGGAAGACGAGCGGCCGGACGTCGCGATCGTCTGGCCGGCCGGCGACGACACGTTCTACCCCTACACCATCGGCGACGGGACGGGCTACAAGCAGTGGCGCGACCTCGGCGTCGGCGACGCGCTGGGCAAGGCGGGCGTCTCGGACTTCACCAGCGACCGCGGGACGATCGACTACGAGAACCTGCTCGAGATCGATCCCGACGTGCTCCTGCTTCGCGGCCCGAGCAACGAGTCCCTGACCGCCGAGGAGTTCCAGAACCAGGTCGTCGCGGAGATGGAAAACCACGACATCGCCAGCGAACTGACGGCCGTCCAGAACGGCGACGTCTACCGCGGCGGGCCGCTCTACCAGGGACCGATCGCGAACCTCGTGCTGACCGAGCGCGCAGCCCAGGACCTCTACGGCGTCGAGGAAGAACTGTTCGACCGACAGGAAGTCAGCGACATCGTCAACGGCGACTTCTAA